The following proteins come from a genomic window of Amaranthus tricolor cultivar Red isolate AtriRed21 chromosome 14, ASM2621246v1, whole genome shotgun sequence:
- the LOC130800337 gene encoding transcription factor bHLH79-like isoform X1, whose amino-acid sequence MDPPLINEGSFATSNPSLSEIWPFNNGGNCDDRGMLGLRMGNGGFVNGLIDGLFKGDGSMEESTVTGQSGSLDGSNGRKRRENFSEDESSKLFSTITSANELKNSNAKRIKASCSQDENGSSKSRGEASSASGNNHAEKPTEPPKDYIHVRARRGQATDSHSLAERARREKISERMKILQDLVPGCSKVIGKALVLNEIINYVQSLQRQVEFLSMKLEVVNSGVIPSFSGFPSKGVNQQGVPSFDPNGMMFSTQAARDFAAAGEQQSEWLQMQLGGNFERTA is encoded by the exons ATGGATCCTCCATTGATAAATGAAGGTTCATTTGCAACATCAAACCCTTCATTATCTGAAATTTGGCCTTTCAATAATGGTGGAAATTGTGATGATCGTGGAATGTTGGGGCTTAGAATGGGAAATGGTGGATTTGTAAATGGTTTAATTGATGGGTTATTCAAAGGTGATGGATCAATGGAAGAATCAACTGTTACTGGGCAAAGTGGAAGTCTTGATGGTAGTAATGGGAGGAAAAGAAGAGAGAATTTTTCTGAAGATGAATCTTCCAAGCTTTTTTCTACTATTACTAGTGCCAATGAATTG AAAAATTCAAATGCTAAACGTATTAAAGCATCATGTTCTCAAGATGAAAATGGCAGTTCAAAGTCTAGAGGGGAAGCGAGTTCAGCCAGTGGTAACAATCATGCTGAAAAACCAACTGAGCCACCTAAAGACTACATCCATGTTCGAGCAAGAAGGGGACAAGCTACCGATAGCCACAGTTTGGCTGAGAGA GCCAGGCGAGAAAAGATAAGTGAGAGGATGAAAATTTTACAAGATTTGGTCCCCGGATGTAGCAAG GTTATCGGAAAAGCATTAGTCCTCAACGAAATTATCAACTATGTACAATCCTTACAACGACAAGTTGAG TTCTTATCTATGAAGCTTGAAGTCGTCAATTCTGGTGTGATCCCCTCTTTTAGTGGCTTCCCTTCAAAAGGC GTTAATCAGCAAGGGGTGCCATCATTTGATCCAAATGGTATGATGTTCAGTACACAAGCTGCAAGAGATTTTGCGGCCGCAGGAGAGCAGCAATCAGAGTGGCTACAGATGCAATTAGGCGGAAATTTCGAACGAACAGCCTGA
- the LOC130800337 gene encoding transcription factor bHLH79-like isoform X2, with protein sequence MDPPLINEGSFATSNPSLSEIWPFNNGGNCDDRGMLGLRMGNGGFVNGLIDGLFKGDGSMEESTVTGQSGSLDGSNGRKRRENFSEDESSKLFSTITSANELKNSNAKRIKASCSQDENGSSKSRGEASSASGNNHAEKPTEPPKDYIHVRARRGQATDSHSLAERARREKISERMKILQDLVPGCSKVIGKALVLNEIINYVQSLQRQVEFLSMKLEVVNSGVIPSFSGFPSKGVSLPFYRLISKGCHHLIQMV encoded by the exons ATGGATCCTCCATTGATAAATGAAGGTTCATTTGCAACATCAAACCCTTCATTATCTGAAATTTGGCCTTTCAATAATGGTGGAAATTGTGATGATCGTGGAATGTTGGGGCTTAGAATGGGAAATGGTGGATTTGTAAATGGTTTAATTGATGGGTTATTCAAAGGTGATGGATCAATGGAAGAATCAACTGTTACTGGGCAAAGTGGAAGTCTTGATGGTAGTAATGGGAGGAAAAGAAGAGAGAATTTTTCTGAAGATGAATCTTCCAAGCTTTTTTCTACTATTACTAGTGCCAATGAATTG AAAAATTCAAATGCTAAACGTATTAAAGCATCATGTTCTCAAGATGAAAATGGCAGTTCAAAGTCTAGAGGGGAAGCGAGTTCAGCCAGTGGTAACAATCATGCTGAAAAACCAACTGAGCCACCTAAAGACTACATCCATGTTCGAGCAAGAAGGGGACAAGCTACCGATAGCCACAGTTTGGCTGAGAGA GCCAGGCGAGAAAAGATAAGTGAGAGGATGAAAATTTTACAAGATTTGGTCCCCGGATGTAGCAAG GTTATCGGAAAAGCATTAGTCCTCAACGAAATTATCAACTATGTACAATCCTTACAACGACAAGTTGAG TTCTTATCTATGAAGCTTGAAGTCGTCAATTCTGGTGTGATCCCCTCTTTTAGTGGCTTCCCTTCAAAAGGCGTAAGTTTGCCTTTTTACCG GTTAATCAGCAAGGGGTGCCATCATTTGATCCAAATGGTATGA
- the LOC130800339 gene encoding uncharacterized protein LOC130800339 isoform X1 — MVAISLYRGNLHKPPDKTRRWIMPRFSIPLKEFCALHCRRSKALSLLPCSSVSPSPTPTSATPVANPNLNPIKSDQSNQPKTKCEENPNSLLKPSTSKSVVHGDSNPLDQPPILVDEGNKAPEEVTRKEVENIAIVDPIAPAIEGNDKHDEKEKRTKEVEEKLHVLNERKHNLVQLLKLILNAEEELKRQNSLQAGKPPLPLQVDASNDSGSMTRHATPRNGSEANLTVDMMDIVGDDALNTNPQPRQLLRMSSTSPSAESVLKKPPYFQHNVAPHPSRAVLAAGSPSRFAPSGNQAHPPNVSISGTNYVVSSPSPAASGGTSVFRDARHPSPWN; from the exons ATGGTGGCGATTTCACTATATAGAGGAAACCTCCATAAACCACCTGACAAAACTAGAAGATGGATTATGCCAAGATTTTCAATTCCTCTTAAAGAATTTTGCGCCCTCCATTGTCGTCGTTCCAAAGCTCTCTCTCTCCTCCCTTGTTCTTCTGTTTCCCCTTCTCCCACCCCTACTTCTGCTACCCCTGTCGCAAACCCTAATCTTAATCCTATCAAATCTGATCAATCAAATCAACCAAAAACTAAGTGTGAAGAAAACCCTAATTCTCTCCTAAAACCTTCTACAAGTAAATCGGTGGTTCATGGTGACTCGAACCCGTTGGATCAACCGCCAATATTGGTTGATGAAGGTAATAAAGCGCCGGAAGAAGTTACACGGAAGGAGGTTGAGAATATTGCTATTGTCGATCCAATTGCTCCAGCTATTGAG GGAAATGACAAACATGATGAAAAAGAGAAGCGGACAAAAGAGGTTGAGGAAAAGCTGCACGTTCTAAATGAAAGGAAACACAATTTAGTACAATTACTTAAACTG ATTTTGAATGCAGAGGAGGAACTAAAGAGACAAAATAGTTTGCAGGCAGGAAAACCTCCTCTTCCCCTTCAAGTGGATGCTTCAAATGATTCTGGGTCGATGACTCGTCATGCTACACCTAGAAATGGATCAGAGGCTAATCTTACTGTTGATATGATGGATATAGTTGGAGATGATGCTTTAAATACTAACCCACAACCTCGACAGTTGCTACGCATGAGCAGTACTTCACCCTCTGCTGAGTCTGTGCTCAAAAAGCCTCCCTATTTTCAGCATAATGTG GCACCTCATCCGTCTCGTGCAGTTCTGGCAGCGGGCAGTCCCTCACGTTTTGCTCCCTCAGGAAACCAGGCTCACCCTCCGAATGTGTCTATATCTGGGACAAACTATGTTGTGTCTTCACCGTCTCCAGCTGCCTCTGGTGGCACTTCAGTTTTCAGAGATGCTCGGCATCCTAGCCCATGGAATTAA
- the LOC130800339 gene encoding uncharacterized protein LOC130800339 isoform X2: MVAISLYRGNLHKPPDKTRRWIMPRFSIPLKEFCALHCRRSKALSLLPCSSVSPSPTPTSATPVANPNLNPIKSDQSNQPKTKCEENPNSLLKPSTSKSVVHGDSNPLDQPPILVDEGNKAPEEVTRKEVENIAIVDPIAPAIEGNDKHDEKEKRTKEVEEKLHVLNERKHNLVQLLKLILNAEEELKRQNSLQAGKPPLPLQVDASNDSGSMTRHATPRNGSEANLTVDMMDIVGDDALNTNPQPRQLLRMSSTSPSAESVLKKPPYFQHNVSVDCGSLEAWLHGYKLLCWYWVIKKGMILKFVYYLLFCV; this comes from the exons ATGGTGGCGATTTCACTATATAGAGGAAACCTCCATAAACCACCTGACAAAACTAGAAGATGGATTATGCCAAGATTTTCAATTCCTCTTAAAGAATTTTGCGCCCTCCATTGTCGTCGTTCCAAAGCTCTCTCTCTCCTCCCTTGTTCTTCTGTTTCCCCTTCTCCCACCCCTACTTCTGCTACCCCTGTCGCAAACCCTAATCTTAATCCTATCAAATCTGATCAATCAAATCAACCAAAAACTAAGTGTGAAGAAAACCCTAATTCTCTCCTAAAACCTTCTACAAGTAAATCGGTGGTTCATGGTGACTCGAACCCGTTGGATCAACCGCCAATATTGGTTGATGAAGGTAATAAAGCGCCGGAAGAAGTTACACGGAAGGAGGTTGAGAATATTGCTATTGTCGATCCAATTGCTCCAGCTATTGAG GGAAATGACAAACATGATGAAAAAGAGAAGCGGACAAAAGAGGTTGAGGAAAAGCTGCACGTTCTAAATGAAAGGAAACACAATTTAGTACAATTACTTAAACTG ATTTTGAATGCAGAGGAGGAACTAAAGAGACAAAATAGTTTGCAGGCAGGAAAACCTCCTCTTCCCCTTCAAGTGGATGCTTCAAATGATTCTGGGTCGATGACTCGTCATGCTACACCTAGAAATGGATCAGAGGCTAATCTTACTGTTGATATGATGGATATAGTTGGAGATGATGCTTTAAATACTAACCCACAACCTCGACAGTTGCTACGCATGAGCAGTACTTCACCCTCTGCTGAGTCTGTGCTCAAAAAGCCTCCCTATTTTCAGCATAATGTG AGTGTGGACTGTGGATCCCTTGAAGCATGGTTACATGGATATAAGTTGCTCTGTTGGTACTGGGTGATAAAGAAGGGAATGATATTGAAGTTTGTGTATTACTTGCTCTTTTGTGTTTGA